The Streptomyces sp. NBC_00162 sequence CCGACGGTCTCACCCTGCGGCGCCGAACCGGCGGCGGCGACGCGGGCTGGCACCTCAAACTGCCCGTCTCCCCGGGCGTACGCGACGAGATCGGGGCCGCGCTCAGCGACACCATCCCCGGCTCACTGGCCGCCCTGCTCCGCTCCCGGGTGCGCGGCGCCGGGCTGGAGCCGCAGGTCAGACTCCTCTCCTCGCGCAAGCTCAGCCATCTCCTGGACGCCGACGGAGCCCTGCTCGCGGAACTGAGCACCGACACGGTCCGGGCGGAGCGCGGCGAGGCCACCGCCGCCTGGACCGAGGTCGAGGTGGAACTCGCCGACGGGGTCGACCCCCAGCTGCTCGACGCGGTCGAGAAGGCCTTCCGCAAGGCCGGGCTCCGGGTCTCCGACGCCCCCTCGAAACTCGCCCGGGCCCTCACCGAGACCGACGCCGAGACCGACGCCGAGACCGAGGCCGAGCCCGGCGCCGAGCCCGCGGCCCCGCCCGTGGCGGATCCCGGTGACGGCACGGCGGGCGCGTACGTCCTCTCGTACCTGCGCGAACAGCGAGACGCCCTGATCACCCTGGACCCCGCCGTGCGGCGGGGCCTGCCGGACTCCGTCCACCAGATGCGGGTCGCCACCCGGCGCCTGCGCAGCGCCTTCAAGACGTACCGCAAGGTGCTGGACCGGGCCGTGACCGACCCGATCGGCGAGGAACTGCGCTGGCTGGCCGCCGAACTCGGCGTCGACCGCGATCAGGAGGTTCTGCTCGAGCGGATCCAGACCCGCCTCGACGAGCTCCCGCGCACCCTGCTGCTCGGCCCGGTCCGCA is a genomic window containing:
- a CDS encoding CYTH and CHAD domain-containing protein produces the protein MADTKREIERKFEFTKASAARRGVPDLTGTAAIAAVSDQGTVDLDAVYYDTPDHRLAADGLTLRRRTGGGDAGWHLKLPVSPGVRDEIGAALSDTIPGSLAALLRSRVRGAGLEPQVRLLSSRKLSHLLDADGALLAELSTDTVRAERGEATAAWTEVEVELADGVDPQLLDAVEKAFRKAGLRVSDAPSKLARALTETDAETDAETEAEPGAEPAAPPVADPGDGTAGAYVLSYLREQRDALITLDPAVRRGLPDSVHQMRVATRRLRSAFKTYRKVLDRAVTDPIGEELRWLAAELGVDRDQEVLLERIQTRLDELPRTLLLGPVRSRLRTWNNTRRSGSRRRALAVLDSARYLALLDSLDAVLDAPPLLKASGGRAERVLPKAVLRDYERLAGRVEDALAMEPGGERDLALHEARKAAKRARYAAEAATPALGKPAKRLAKAVKAVQTLLGDHQDSVVAREALRGLGVQAAAAGESAFTWGVLYAREEALAERRERELPDVWGKTSEPGLRAALG